A portion of the Krasilnikovia cinnamomea genome contains these proteins:
- the urtA gene encoding urea ABC transporter substrate-binding protein — MLRVLGRSWTVAMALTVTAVLAGCADDPVASGANSNTIKVGILHSLSGTMAISEVTVRDAELLAIEEINNSGGVLGKKIEPVVEDGASDWPTFAEKAQKLISQDKVATVFGGWTSASRKAMLPVFERNKALLWYPVQYEGLESSPYIFYTGATTNQQIVPALDYLKQQGKKRVFLVGSDYVFPRTANKIIKAYAAANGMQILGEEYTPLGHTEYSTVVNKLQQAKPDAVFNTLNGDSNVAFFKQLRSAGITAATMPTVSVSVAEEEVVGIGPDNVAGHLVAWNYYQTTAGPANDKFVKAFKAKYGATKVTSDPMEAGYNAVYLWAEAVKKAGKTDVEAVKKAAGGIVIDAPEGKVTVDGENQHVYKTARIGLIQPDGQIKEVWNSGQPIKPDPYLKGYSWATGLS, encoded by the coding sequence ATGTTGAGAGTTCTCGGTCGATCGTGGACCGTTGCCATGGCATTGACCGTCACCGCTGTCCTCGCAGGTTGCGCGGATGATCCGGTGGCGAGCGGAGCGAATTCGAATACGATCAAGGTCGGCATTCTGCACTCACTCAGCGGCACGATGGCCATCAGTGAGGTCACCGTCCGCGACGCCGAACTGCTGGCCATCGAGGAGATCAACAACTCGGGCGGCGTCCTGGGCAAGAAGATCGAACCCGTCGTCGAGGACGGCGCCTCCGACTGGCCCACCTTCGCCGAGAAGGCGCAGAAGCTCATCTCTCAGGACAAGGTCGCCACGGTCTTCGGCGGCTGGACGTCGGCCAGCCGCAAGGCGATGCTGCCGGTCTTCGAACGCAACAAGGCGCTGCTGTGGTATCCGGTGCAGTACGAGGGCCTGGAGAGCTCGCCATACATCTTCTACACCGGGGCGACCACCAACCAGCAGATCGTGCCCGCCCTCGACTACCTCAAGCAGCAGGGCAAGAAGCGGGTCTTCCTGGTCGGCAGCGACTACGTCTTCCCGCGCACCGCCAACAAGATCATCAAAGCGTACGCGGCCGCGAACGGCATGCAGATCCTCGGCGAGGAGTACACCCCGCTCGGGCACACCGAATACTCCACCGTGGTCAACAAGCTCCAGCAGGCCAAGCCGGACGCGGTGTTCAACACCCTCAACGGCGACAGCAACGTGGCCTTCTTCAAGCAACTGCGCAGCGCCGGGATCACCGCCGCCACCATGCCCACCGTCTCGGTCAGCGTGGCCGAGGAGGAGGTCGTCGGCATCGGCCCCGACAACGTCGCCGGTCACCTCGTCGCGTGGAACTACTACCAGACCACCGCCGGCCCGGCCAACGACAAGTTCGTCAAGGCGTTCAAGGCCAAGTACGGCGCCACGAAGGTCACCTCCGACCCGATGGAGGCCGGCTACAACGCGGTGTACCTGTGGGCCGAGGCCGTCAAGAAGGCGGGCAAGACCGATGTCGAGGCGGTCAAGAAGGCCGCGGGCGGCATCGTCATCGACGCACCCGAGGGCAAGGTCACCGTGGACGGCGAGAACCAGCACGTCTACAAGACCGCCCGCATCGGCCTGATCCAGCCCGACGGGCAGATCAAGGAGGTGTGGAACTCCGGCCAACCGATCAAGCCGGACCCGTACCTCAAGGGCTACAGCTGGGCCACGGGACTGTCCTGA
- a CDS encoding energy-coupling factor ABC transporter permease produces the protein MDVRAMHIANGIVDGPVSGAFAVFAVAALAFCVRRSRADLDERLAPMAGLVAAFIFAVQMLNFQVLPGVSGHLLGGTLAVILVGPWVGALCVSTVLIVQCLLFADGGLTALGLNITNMALIGTAAGYLLVVGLLKVLPKTPGGLAATALIASVVSVVATSQGFVLEYALGGTTQLSLPAVSGTLAGVHILIGIGEGLIAATTVATVARIRPDLVYALRRFRTPAAPVTQPEAPSRKAATP, from the coding sequence ATGGACGTGCGGGCGATGCACATCGCCAACGGGATCGTCGACGGCCCCGTGTCCGGCGCCTTCGCGGTGTTCGCGGTGGCGGCTCTCGCGTTCTGCGTCCGGCGCTCGCGGGCCGACCTGGACGAGCGGCTCGCGCCGATGGCCGGGCTCGTCGCGGCGTTCATCTTCGCGGTGCAGATGCTCAACTTCCAGGTCCTGCCGGGCGTCTCCGGGCACCTGCTGGGCGGCACCCTCGCGGTGATCCTGGTCGGGCCGTGGGTGGGCGCGCTGTGCGTGTCGACCGTACTCATCGTGCAGTGCCTGCTGTTCGCCGACGGCGGGCTGACCGCCCTCGGGCTGAACATCACCAACATGGCGCTGATCGGTACGGCCGCCGGATACCTGCTGGTGGTGGGGCTGCTGAAGGTGCTGCCGAAGACCCCGGGCGGGCTCGCCGCCACCGCGCTGATCGCCTCCGTCGTCAGCGTCGTGGCCACCTCCCAGGGCTTCGTCCTCGAATACGCGCTCGGCGGCACCACCCAACTGTCGCTGCCCGCGGTCTCCGGCACCCTGGCCGGCGTCCACATCCTCATCGGCATCGGCGAGGGCCTCATCGCCGCCACCACGGTGGCCACGGTCGCCCGGATCCGGCCCGACCTGGTGTACGCCCTGCGCCGCTTCCGCACCCCCGCCGCGCCGGTCACCCAACCCGAAGCACCCTCCCGGAAGGCGGCCACCCCGTGA
- the cbiQ gene encoding cobalt ECF transporter T component CbiQ, translating to MHRLAAETKIVAVLTFTIVVVLTPRTEFAAFAGYAVLLALVAAAARVPAPWLLKRSTIELPFVLLAVALPFAGHGERVDWLGMSLSVDGLYGAWNIVAKGTLGVLASLLLAATTTMRDLILGLDRLRCPDVFTLIATFMLRYLDVLTEDARRMRIARLSRGYDPRFLWQVRAFAVGVGSLFLRAYERGERVYLAMVSRGYTGRLPRPGDDRAPRAHWIAAALLPAASTGIAVTAVLS from the coding sequence GTGCACCGGCTGGCGGCCGAGACCAAGATCGTGGCGGTGCTGACGTTCACCATCGTCGTGGTGCTGACCCCCCGGACGGAGTTCGCCGCGTTCGCCGGGTACGCCGTCCTGCTGGCTCTGGTCGCCGCGGCGGCCCGGGTTCCCGCGCCGTGGCTGCTGAAACGCTCGACGATCGAGCTGCCGTTCGTGCTGCTGGCGGTCGCCCTGCCGTTCGCCGGGCACGGGGAACGCGTCGACTGGCTGGGGATGTCGCTGTCCGTCGACGGGCTGTACGGGGCGTGGAACATCGTCGCCAAGGGCACCCTCGGCGTCCTGGCCTCGCTGCTGCTGGCCGCGACCACCACGATGCGCGACCTGATCCTCGGCCTGGACCGGTTGCGCTGCCCCGACGTGTTCACCCTGATCGCCACGTTCATGCTGCGCTACCTGGACGTGCTCACCGAGGACGCCCGCCGGATGCGGATCGCCCGGCTGTCGCGCGGCTACGATCCGCGCTTCCTCTGGCAGGTCAGGGCGTTCGCGGTCGGAGTGGGCTCGCTGTTCCTGCGGGCGTACGAGCGCGGCGAGCGGGTGTACCTCGCCATGGTGTCCCGTGGCTACACCGGCCGGCTGCCCCGCCCCGGCGACGACCGGGCACCCCGGGCCCACTGGATCGCCGCCGCGCTGCTTCCGGCCGCGTCCACCGGCATCGCCGTGACGGCGGTGCTGTCATGA
- a CDS encoding energy-coupling factor ABC transporter ATP-binding protein encodes MTPSLRIDGLHFAYPDGSVALRGVDLTVRQGERVALLGPNGAGKTTLVLHLNGILHGGAGTVTVTGLPVDPADRARLADIRRRVGIVFQDPDDQLFMPTVAEDVAFGPINLGLRGAELDDRVARALTAVGMADYRDRAPHHLSFGQRRRVAVATVLAMRPDVLVLDEPSSNLDPASRRELAEILEGLPITILMVTHDLPYALQLCERSVILDGGRIAADAPTEDVLTDPELLHRHRLELPFGFDPAVAAAQRGSPPTRIPRARVP; translated from the coding sequence ATGACGCCCTCGCTGCGCATCGACGGCCTGCACTTCGCCTATCCCGACGGCAGCGTCGCCCTGCGCGGCGTCGACCTCACCGTGCGGCAGGGCGAGCGGGTCGCCCTGCTCGGCCCCAACGGAGCCGGCAAGACCACCCTCGTGCTGCACCTCAACGGCATCCTGCACGGCGGGGCGGGCACGGTCACGGTCACCGGGCTGCCCGTGGACCCCGCGGACCGGGCCCGGCTCGCCGACATCCGGCGCCGGGTCGGCATCGTCTTCCAGGACCCCGACGATCAGCTGTTCATGCCCACGGTCGCCGAGGACGTCGCGTTCGGGCCGATCAACCTGGGCCTCCGGGGCGCGGAACTGGACGACCGCGTCGCGCGGGCGCTGACGGCGGTGGGCATGGCCGACTACCGCGACCGGGCCCCGCATCACCTGTCGTTCGGGCAGCGCCGCCGGGTCGCGGTGGCCACCGTGCTGGCCATGCGGCCCGACGTGCTGGTCCTCGACGAACCGTCGTCCAATCTGGACCCGGCCAGCCGCCGGGAACTCGCCGAGATCCTCGAAGGCCTGCCGATCACCATCCTCATGGTGACCCACGACCTGCCGTACGCCCTGCAGCTGTGCGAGCGCTCCGTCATCCTCGACGGCGGCCGGATCGCCGCCGACGCGCCGACCGAGGACGTGCTGACCGACCCGGAGCTGCTGCACCGGCACCGGCTGGAGCTGCCGTTCGGGTTCGACCCGGCGGTGGCCGCCGCGCAACGCGGCAGCCCGCCCACCCGGATCCCGCGCGCGCGAGTGCCCTGA
- a CDS encoding nitroreductase family protein, with protein sequence MTLPLTPDELLTTTRTVRKRLDLSRPVPLELIRACVEIALQAPSGSNEQSWHFMVVTDADKRAAVGEIYRQQVARYADSSRFAGRMFADRPERSAVQQRVGDSVLWLGEHMGRVPVLVIPCLRTGKPVPQGNQAGLWGSLLPAAWSYCLAARARGLATAWTTLHLGQEAEVARILGIPDGVHQGALLPTAYFTGTTFRPARREPVESVWHENTW encoded by the coding sequence ATGACGCTGCCCCTGACCCCGGACGAGCTGCTCACCACCACCCGCACGGTGCGCAAGCGGCTGGACCTGTCCCGCCCCGTGCCGCTGGAGCTGATCCGCGCATGCGTGGAGATCGCCCTGCAGGCGCCGTCCGGCTCCAACGAGCAGTCCTGGCACTTCATGGTCGTCACCGACGCGGACAAGCGCGCCGCCGTGGGGGAGATCTACCGCCAGCAGGTCGCCCGCTACGCCGACTCGAGCCGCTTCGCGGGCCGGATGTTCGCCGACCGGCCCGAGCGCTCCGCGGTGCAGCAGCGCGTCGGCGACAGCGTGCTGTGGCTGGGCGAGCACATGGGCCGGGTGCCCGTGCTCGTCATCCCCTGCCTGCGTACGGGCAAGCCGGTGCCGCAGGGCAACCAGGCCGGGTTGTGGGGGTCGCTGCTGCCGGCCGCCTGGAGCTACTGCCTGGCCGCCCGGGCGCGGGGGCTGGCCACCGCGTGGACGACGCTGCACCTCGGGCAGGAGGCCGAGGTGGCGCGGATCCTGGGCATCCCCGACGGCGTGCACCAGGGTGCGCTGCTGCCGACCGCGTACTTCACCGGGACGACGTTCCGGCCCGCCAGGCGCGAGCCCGTCGAGTCGGTGTGGCACGAGAACACCTGGTGA
- a CDS encoding VOC family protein — MTPPVPGALHHIELWVPNLERAVASWGWLLSALGYTAFQDWPAGRSWRLGDTYLVLERSPDLTPGGHERRRAGLNHLAFHVEDARRVEALVAESAGHGWRLLFPDRHPYAGGERHYAAYLEDADGFEVELVAIAG; from the coding sequence GTGACGCCCCCCGTGCCCGGTGCGCTGCACCACATCGAGTTGTGGGTGCCCAACCTGGAACGCGCGGTCGCCAGCTGGGGCTGGCTGCTGTCGGCGCTGGGGTACACGGCGTTCCAGGACTGGCCTGCCGGGCGCAGCTGGCGACTCGGGGACACCTACCTGGTCCTCGAGCGGTCACCCGACCTGACGCCCGGTGGCCACGAGCGCCGCCGGGCCGGGCTCAACCATCTGGCGTTCCACGTCGAGGACGCCCGCCGCGTCGAGGCGCTGGTGGCGGAGTCGGCCGGGCACGGCTGGCGGCTGCTGTTCCCCGACCGCCACCCGTACGCGGGCGGCGAGCGGCACTACGCCGCCTATCTGGAGGACGCGGACGGCTTCGAGGTCGAGCTCGTGGCCATCGCCGGATGA
- a CDS encoding SGNH/GDSL hydrolase family protein: MARRSPLRRVAVAGALAVCLATGAGAVPAASAAVTPSSSDGTQPGEVAAAPLRIMPLGDSITYGVGSLTVDSYREDLRRRLTAAGLSVDFVGSQASGRGADRDNEGHPGWTIQQIAAQADRWLATQRPDVVLLQIGTNDMVRKVDVAGAPARLSALIDQIRAARPSAEIFVARIPSARLAGYRTRIAAFNAAVPRVVAGKGARVHLVDQSSIGGIDLRDSVHPHDFGYAKMAFNWYRALRAVYGMAAPGWPEGTNPYRATRAYRCVLRVLPGGKGNRVGCAWTHLRPVRSTVHGVTRTTRVWQVRRSVVGKHRVVAVPAHYAYRTRRVKRADGTYVTRTVRVHVAATYATRTRRVTRWVTY; the protein is encoded by the coding sequence ATGGCCCGACGATCGCCGCTGCGGCGGGTCGCGGTGGCCGGGGCGCTGGCCGTGTGCCTGGCGACCGGTGCCGGGGCGGTCCCGGCCGCCTCGGCGGCGGTGACGCCGAGTTCGAGCGACGGCACTCAGCCGGGCGAGGTCGCGGCGGCGCCGCTGCGGATCATGCCGTTGGGGGACTCCATCACCTACGGGGTCGGATCGCTGACCGTGGACTCGTACCGGGAGGATCTGCGGCGGCGCCTGACCGCCGCGGGCCTGAGCGTGGACTTCGTCGGCTCCCAGGCCTCCGGCCGCGGCGCGGACCGCGACAACGAAGGCCACCCCGGCTGGACCATCCAGCAGATCGCCGCCCAGGCCGACCGATGGCTGGCCACCCAGCGGCCGGACGTCGTGCTGCTGCAGATCGGCACCAACGACATGGTGCGCAAGGTCGACGTGGCCGGGGCACCGGCGCGCCTGTCGGCCCTGATCGACCAGATCCGGGCCGCCCGCCCGTCCGCAGAGATCTTCGTCGCCAGAATCCCGTCCGCGAGACTCGCCGGCTACCGGACGCGCATCGCCGCCTTCAACGCCGCCGTCCCGCGCGTGGTGGCGGGCAAGGGTGCGCGGGTGCACCTTGTGGACCAGTCCTCCATCGGCGGCATCGACCTGCGCGACAGCGTGCACCCGCACGACTTCGGCTACGCCAAGATGGCCTTCAACTGGTACCGGGCGCTGCGCGCGGTGTACGGCATGGCCGCGCCGGGCTGGCCGGAAGGGACCAACCCGTACCGGGCCACCCGGGCGTACCGATGTGTGCTGAGGGTTCTGCCGGGCGGGAAGGGCAACCGGGTCGGCTGCGCCTGGACCCACCTGCGCCCGGTGCGCTCCACAGTGCACGGCGTGACCCGGACGACGCGCGTCTGGCAGGTCCGCCGCTCCGTGGTCGGGAAGCACCGCGTCGTCGCGGTGCCCGCCCACTACGCGTACCGGACCAGGCGGGTGAAGAGGGCCGACGGCACCTACGTCACCAGGACGGTCCGGGTGCACGTCGCCGCGACGTACGCGACCAGGACCCGGCGCGTCACCCGATGGGTCACCTACTGA
- a CDS encoding PIG-L family deacetylase, with product MSRYRAGAVRRAVRAQLSLLVVGVLGVSATLAGGPATAAPGVDPAAPVSAAPAPAPAAPVTRAASTPRGVCPATSMQVVAHQDDDILFVNPDLRTDIRAGRCIVTLFLTAGDAGRSVAYWRGREAGAMAAYATMAGVPNRWIHRPVTLAGHRITRVALVGRKISLLFLRLPDGHGYANHDWETIAKLWKGTIPAVHSIDSGTAYTRDGLVETVGAAMRTWRPDVVRTLDYSARYGRGDHGDHISAGYVTYTAHLSYATAHRLYGYRGYPISAEPANLSPIAARAKRAVFFAYAPHDASVCKTEKACRKKPYWSWFARQHRTTAPPHPDALATPPVPADAAPAGP from the coding sequence ATGTCTCGCTACCGCGCCGGGGCGGTCCGTCGCGCCGTGCGCGCCCAGCTGTCCCTGCTGGTCGTCGGCGTGCTCGGGGTGTCGGCGACGCTCGCGGGCGGGCCCGCCACCGCCGCCCCCGGCGTGGACCCGGCGGCACCGGTCAGCGCCGCGCCCGCCCCGGCACCCGCCGCGCCGGTCACCCGGGCCGCGTCCACGCCCCGCGGCGTGTGCCCCGCCACCTCGATGCAGGTGGTCGCCCACCAGGACGACGACATCCTGTTCGTCAACCCGGACCTGCGGACCGACATCAGGGCCGGACGGTGCATCGTCACCCTGTTCCTGACCGCCGGCGACGCCGGGCGTTCGGTCGCCTACTGGCGCGGCCGGGAGGCAGGCGCGATGGCCGCGTACGCCACGATGGCCGGGGTGCCCAACCGGTGGATCCACCGGCCGGTCACGCTGGCCGGGCACCGCATCACCCGGGTCGCGCTCGTCGGGCGCAAGATCTCCCTGCTGTTCCTGCGCCTGCCCGACGGCCACGGGTACGCCAACCACGACTGGGAGACCATCGCCAAGCTCTGGAAGGGCACCATCCCGGCCGTCCACAGCATCGACTCCGGCACCGCGTACACCAGGGACGGGCTGGTGGAGACCGTGGGCGCCGCGATGCGCACCTGGCGCCCGGACGTGGTCCGGACCCTCGACTACTCCGCCCGCTACGGGCGCGGGGACCACGGCGACCACATCTCCGCCGGGTACGTGACGTACACCGCGCACCTCTCCTACGCCACCGCCCACCGGCTGTACGGCTACCGGGGCTATCCCATCTCGGCCGAGCCCGCGAACCTGTCCCCGATCGCCGCGCGGGCCAAGCGGGCGGTGTTCTTCGCGTACGCGCCGCACGACGCGTCCGTCTGCAAGACCGAGAAGGCGTGCCGGAAGAAGCCGTACTGGTCGTGGTTCGCCCGGCAGCACCGGACCACCGCCCCGCCCCATCCCGACGCGCTGGCCACACCGCCGGTTCCGGCCGACGCCGCGCCCGCCGGCCCCTGA
- a CDS encoding S8 family peptidase: MALPHLDTVLRAFDVARKWDDRPGDSRPLYTDPEGADRSTALGLARVAVTDMNGLATALEGWADSEGAGPVFNGFPRPGADADPLDRVLWSLRAGFGAQYCNWTPTVGKNRVVGWVPGKQNPDGGDGGVGGVGEVSHGGGKPPQALRTVPAWANDLPVRRPTGVQVGVVDTSMVAHDSLSGFWVGPAEIRRPVHAEQGHATFIAGLLRRYAPGVTLQMRPVLDADAAATVWDAALAIVEAGQAGIDVLNLSFVCYTADAHAPMVLTAALERLDPDTVVVAAAGNHGYLPDGNRRKAAWPAASPDVVAVGALSARNDGQPASFSPDGPWIDVLAPGENLESTFMDGTVQVWEDPDGPGPAKPERRPETFNGYAVWSGTSFSSALVSAAIAERTVPGRVPARKAWEDLLDGARNAATGAPVPLTLPRD; this comes from the coding sequence GTGGCTCTGCCGCACCTGGACACGGTGCTGAGAGCGTTCGACGTCGCCCGCAAATGGGATGACCGGCCGGGCGACTCGCGGCCGCTCTACACCGACCCGGAGGGCGCGGACCGCAGCACGGCACTCGGGCTGGCCCGCGTCGCCGTCACGGACATGAACGGCCTCGCCACCGCCCTGGAGGGGTGGGCCGACAGCGAGGGCGCGGGCCCCGTGTTCAACGGTTTCCCCCGCCCCGGCGCGGACGCCGACCCCCTCGACCGGGTGCTGTGGAGTCTGCGCGCCGGGTTCGGCGCCCAGTACTGCAACTGGACCCCGACGGTCGGCAAGAACCGCGTGGTCGGCTGGGTGCCCGGCAAGCAGAACCCCGACGGCGGGGACGGCGGCGTCGGCGGCGTCGGCGAGGTCTCGCACGGCGGCGGCAAGCCACCCCAGGCCCTGCGGACCGTCCCCGCCTGGGCCAACGACCTGCCCGTACGGCGGCCGACCGGGGTGCAGGTCGGCGTCGTCGACACCAGCATGGTGGCCCACGACAGCCTCAGCGGGTTCTGGGTCGGCCCGGCCGAGATCCGCCGCCCCGTGCACGCCGAGCAGGGCCACGCCACCTTCATCGCCGGCCTGCTGCGCCGCTACGCGCCGGGCGTGACGCTGCAGATGCGCCCGGTCCTCGACGCCGACGCCGCCGCCACCGTGTGGGACGCGGCGCTGGCCATCGTCGAGGCCGGCCAGGCCGGGATCGACGTGCTCAACCTGTCGTTCGTCTGCTACACCGCCGACGCGCACGCCCCGATGGTGCTCACCGCCGCTCTGGAGCGGCTCGACCCGGACACGGTCGTGGTGGCCGCCGCCGGCAACCACGGCTACCTGCCCGACGGCAACCGGCGCAAGGCGGCCTGGCCCGCCGCGTCGCCCGACGTCGTCGCGGTCGGCGCCCTCAGCGCCCGCAACGACGGGCAGCCGGCCAGTTTCTCCCCGGACGGCCCGTGGATCGACGTGCTGGCCCCGGGGGAGAACCTGGAGAGCACGTTCATGGACGGCACCGTGCAGGTGTGGGAGGACCCCGACGGCCCCGGCCCGGCCAAGCCGGAGCGGCGGCCCGAGACGTTCAACGGGTACGCGGTGTGGAGCGGGACGTCCTTCTCCTCCGCCCTGGTCAGCGCCGCGATCGCCGAGCGGACCGTGCCCGGGCGGGTGCCCGCCCGCAAGGCGTGGGAGGACCTGCTGGACGGGGCCCGGAACGCGGCCACGGGGGCACCCGTACCCCTGACGCTCCCGCGGGACTGA